In one window of Cheilinus undulatus linkage group 23, ASM1832078v1, whole genome shotgun sequence DNA:
- the LOC121505520 gene encoding serine-threonine kinase receptor-associated protein codes for MAMRQTPLTCSGHTRPVVDLAFSGITPHGYFLISACKDGKPMLRQGDTGDWIGTFLGHKGAVWGATLNTDATKAATAAADFTAKVWDAVSGDEVLTLAHKHIVKTVTFTQDSNFLLTGGNDKLLRIYDLSNHEAAPQEIAGHTSAIKKALWCNNDKQILSAAEDKTIRLWDRSSMEEVKTLTFDTSVSSMEYMADGEILVITYGKTIAFYNALSLDLIKTVEAPATINSASLHPEKDFFVAGGEDFKLYKFDYSTKEELESYKGHFGPVHCVRFSPDGELYASGSEDGTLRLWQTAVGKTYGLWKCVLPEDLGAENSEQLYTTPAEIKA; via the exons ATGGCAATGAGACAGACACCGCTGACCTGCTCGGGTCACACCCGGCCCGTAGTGGACCTGGCCTTCAGCGGAATCACTCCCCACGGATACTTCCTCATTAGCGCCTGCAAGG ATGGCAAGCCCATGTTGCGCCAGGGAGACACAGGGGACTGGATAGGAACGTTTCTGGGTCACAAAGGCGCTGTCTGGGGAGCCACTCTGAACACAGACGCCACCAAAGCAGCCACAGCCGCAGCTGACTTCACAGC taaAGTGTGGGATGCAGTGAGTGGAGACGAGGTTCTAACGctggcacacaaacacatcgtCAAGACCGTCACCTTTACTCAG GACAGCAACTTTCTGCTCACTGGAGGAAATGACAAGCTGCTGCGTATCTATGATCTCAGCAACCATGAAGCAG CCCCTCAGGAGATCGCCGGTCACACCTCAGCCATTAAAAAAGCCTTATGGTGCAACAATGACAAGCAgatcctctctgctgctgaggATAAAACCATACG GTTGTGGGACAGAAGCTccatggaggaggtgaagacaCTGACATTTGACACGTCCGTGAGCAGCATGGAGTACATGGCTGATGGAGAGATTCTGGTCATCACTTATGGAAAGACCATTGCTTTCTACAATGCTCTGAG CCTGGACTTGATCAAAACAGTGGAGGCTCCGGCTACTATCAACTCGGCCTCCCTCCACCCAGAGAAGGACTTCTTTGTGGCCGGCGGAGAAGACTTTAAGCTCTACAAATTTGACTACAGCAccaaagaggagctgg AGTCCTATAAAGGTCACTTTGGTCCGGTTCACTGTGTTCGCTTCAGTCCGGATGGAGAGCTGTATGCCAGCGGCTCTGAGGATGGCACCCTGCGACTGTGGCAGACTGCTGTGGGGAAAACATATGGCCTTTGGAAGTGTGTCCTTCCTG AGGACCTGGGTGCAGAGAACTCTGAGCAGCTGTACACAACGCCTGCTGAGATCAAGGCCTGA